A stretch of Mucilaginibacter terrae DNA encodes these proteins:
- a CDS encoding MBG domain-containing protein translates to MLCTASVLSVNANPVNATAKLPAIDQTITFSPISAKTYTDFDFSPGATASSGLTVTYISSDATVARVINGGTTIRIVGAGIAVITAEQPGNAEYNRATRVSQTLTVNKADLTITAVSQARTYGSNNATLGLAYTGLRNGETGLTPAPRATTSANAASGVGSYPIILNGGTSNNYNIIRVNGTLTITPANLTIRADNKTKAYGAANPTLTVTYTGFRNNDTFTKLTTRPVITTTAVRNSNPGVYPITASGASSNNYNINYIDGGLTISRSTLTIMVAAKTKVYGGAVPALTYTITGFAPGQTEASLTSPVVISTAVTRNSPVGSYPITASGATSDNYDIRYVQSTLRVTKAALTITANNATRIYGSDNPEFDITYRGFVLGETAEDLTTQPIATTAATASSRANTYSIRASGATSDNYSFTYVAGILTVTKAPLRIAAQGKTRAYGEDNPELTLTYTGFVNGEDEDILTTKPTVSTTANVRSAVGRYPITPRGATATNYTITYGNGTLVIGKADLTITANNITRLYGATSPALTVSYDGFANGETVTVLTRRPTLTSPGTSTSPAGTYAITPSGATAVNYNLIYQDGTLTIAKRKLTITAADKSRSYGQANPALTATYTGLVNNDRATVILNGERPELSTDATPASAPGTYPIEINGGLTADNYEVVLVNGTLTVGNATLTITANSISKTYGQANPRLSYTITGYVNGDDRSVFTDLPTTPVTSATAESPVGTYNITTGGAAVSNPYYDLKYVTGKLTIGKALLSVRAANKSRVYGQPNPEFTYTINGFVNNDTREDAITKEPTVSTTATEASPVGSNYNIQGRGATADNYSFSYITGKLTITPAALVIKANDTTRRYGEPNPEFTATYTGLASFDTPASLNTPPTFATTAVAGSIPGQYPITVSGASSPNYTITYADGMLTIGRPLLTVKANNQARNYGVNNPELTLTYSGFLNGDNESIFTTLPTAATTAMAASNAGTYEYYTHGWH, encoded by the coding sequence ATGTTATGCACAGCCAGCGTATTAAGTGTTAATGCAAACCCGGTTAATGCCACAGCCAAATTGCCGGCAATCGATCAAACCATCACATTTAGTCCAATAAGCGCTAAAACTTATACCGATTTCGATTTTTCGCCAGGAGCAACGGCGAGCTCGGGTCTTACAGTAACTTATATCAGTAGCGATGCCACTGTTGCCCGTGTGATAAATGGCGGTACCACAATACGTATTGTGGGAGCGGGTATTGCGGTAATTACGGCTGAGCAACCCGGCAATGCCGAATATAACCGCGCTACGCGTGTAAGTCAAACCTTAACAGTTAATAAGGCCGATCTCACCATTACGGCCGTTAGCCAAGCCCGTACCTATGGCAGTAATAATGCAACACTTGGTTTAGCATATACCGGTTTACGTAATGGCGAAACTGGCTTAACGCCTGCGCCAAGGGCAACAACATCGGCTAACGCGGCATCGGGCGTAGGTAGTTACCCCATCATATTAAACGGCGGAACGTCCAACAATTATAACATTATCAGGGTAAACGGCACCCTTACTATTACTCCGGCAAACTTAACCATCAGGGCCGATAATAAAACAAAAGCCTACGGAGCGGCCAATCCTACACTAACGGTTACTTATACTGGTTTTCGCAACAATGATACCTTTACCAAATTAACCACAAGGCCTGTTATCACTACAACGGCCGTTCGCAACAGCAACCCGGGTGTTTATCCTATAACGGCAAGCGGGGCCTCATCAAATAATTATAATATCAATTATATTGATGGCGGGCTCACCATTAGCCGGTCTACCTTAACCATAATGGTTGCCGCAAAAACAAAGGTTTACGGCGGAGCGGTCCCTGCTTTAACCTATACTATCACCGGTTTTGCTCCCGGCCAAACCGAAGCATCGCTTACAAGCCCGGTAGTAATATCTACTGCGGTTACCCGCAACTCTCCGGTTGGCAGCTACCCCATAACCGCTTCAGGGGCAACATCTGATAATTATGACATCAGGTACGTGCAAAGCACGTTGAGGGTTACCAAAGCCGCCTTAACAATTACGGCCAATAACGCAACCCGTATTTACGGAAGTGATAATCCTGAGTTTGACATTACTTACAGGGGCTTTGTTTTGGGCGAAACAGCAGAGGATTTAACTACCCAACCAATTGCAACTACTGCCGCAACTGCCTCATCAAGAGCAAATACTTACAGCATCAGGGCAAGCGGCGCCACGTCTGATAATTATAGCTTTACGTATGTAGCGGGTATACTAACGGTTACCAAGGCGCCATTGCGTATTGCCGCTCAGGGTAAAACCCGGGCATATGGTGAAGACAACCCTGAACTTACACTTACTTACACCGGCTTTGTAAATGGTGAAGATGAAGACATATTAACAACCAAACCAACGGTTAGTACAACAGCTAACGTGCGGTCGGCGGTTGGGCGTTATCCTATTACACCAAGAGGAGCTACCGCTACAAACTATACCATTACCTATGGCAACGGAACATTGGTGATTGGTAAAGCCGACCTGACTATTACCGCAAACAACATCACACGTTTATACGGAGCCACCAGTCCGGCGCTTACGGTTAGCTACGATGGCTTTGCTAACGGTGAAACGGTAACAGTGTTAACCAGGCGACCAACTTTAACATCTCCAGGTACATCAACATCGCCGGCAGGAACCTATGCGATCACCCCTTCTGGTGCAACAGCTGTTAACTATAACCTGATATACCAGGACGGTACGCTAACTATTGCCAAACGCAAGTTAACAATTACCGCAGCTGATAAAAGCCGGTCATACGGACAAGCTAACCCGGCTTTAACGGCAACTTATACGGGTTTAGTTAACAATGACAGGGCTACCGTAATATTAAACGGCGAACGCCCTGAATTGAGCACCGATGCTACACCTGCTTCGGCACCTGGAACTTACCCCATTGAAATAAATGGCGGTTTAACAGCCGATAATTATGAAGTTGTGCTGGTTAATGGTACGCTTACCGTGGGCAACGCCACATTAACCATTACGGCCAACAGTATCTCAAAAACGTATGGGCAGGCTAACCCGCGCTTAAGTTATACCATAACAGGCTATGTAAACGGAGATGATAGAAGTGTTTTTACCGATCTGCCAACCACACCGGTAACAAGCGCCACTGCCGAATCGCCGGTGGGTACATATAACATAACTACCGGTGGTGCGGCAGTTAGCAACCCTTACTATGATTTAAAATATGTTACCGGTAAGTTAACCATTGGCAAGGCCTTATTAAGCGTAAGGGCAGCTAACAAAAGCCGGGTTTATGGCCAGCCTAACCCTGAGTTTACTTACACTATTAACGGCTTTGTAAATAATGACACTCGCGAGGATGCCATTACAAAGGAGCCAACAGTGAGTACCACGGCTACCGAAGCATCGCCGGTTGGCAGCAACTATAATATACAAGGACGTGGTGCAACTGCCGATAATTATTCGTTTAGTTACATCACCGGTAAGTTAACCATTACCCCGGCGGCATTAGTAATTAAGGCTAATGATACCACCCGCCGCTACGGTGAGCCTAATCCTGAGTTTACAGCAACTTATACCGGCTTAGCCAGTTTTGATACCCCGGCAAGCTTAAATACGCCTCCCACGTTTGCTACCACAGCCGTGGCCGGTTCAATACCGGGCCAATATCCTATTACGGTAAGTGGGGCATCATCACCTAACTATACCATTACTTATGCTGATGGAATGCTTACCATTGGTCGCCCGTTATTAACGGTAAAAGCTAATAACCAGGCACGTAATTACGGGGTGAATAATCCAGAACTAACCTTAACGTACAGTGGTTTTTTAAACGGTGATAACGAATCGATATTTACCACATTGCCAACTGCTGCTACTACCGCCATGGCAGCAAGCAATGCCGGAACTTATGAATATTACACCCACGGGTGGCACTAA
- a CDS encoding MBG domain-containing protein, with protein sequence MNITPTGGTNPAYDLAYEKGTLTINKVGLTVTANDASRAYGVANPAFGITYNGFVNNDTEANLTTRPIVNTPAIPTSALGTYPLIASGGVSPNYNFTYVNGKLTITPGAATISFAAIPAKTYGNADFDAGATNNVNEPIIYTSDNAAVAVILNNKVHLTGAGTATITASLSPTSNYGQTDPVSQTLTVNKAPLTVKANNQNKTYGQANPALTINYSGFVNGETTAVLTSVATAVTLATVNSNVGNYDIVASGGLAANYQLTYVNGALTIGKALLTVTAQNASRAFGRANPAFSVTYSGLLNGDSEAVVSTPPTVSTTATATSPVGNYVLTPAGGASANYNFAYVNGTLTITPAAAVISFAALPAKTYGNADFDAGATNTVGEPIIYSSGNTAVATIVNGKIHITGAGTANITATFAANGNYSQTQPVTQTLIVNKAQLNVKADDKTKVYGAANPVLTLTYSGFVNNETQAVLTSPSTATTTATVSSSVGNYTITPSGGAASNYEVVYTNGTFTVTKAALTITAQNATRAYGAENPAFAVTYSGFVNGDNENSLSAKPAVNTIATSTSLIGNYPLVPSGAASANYNFTYVNGTLTITGGAATIAFTPLPAKTFGDADFDAGATNNVGETLTYSSSNPSVATIINGKIHITGAGTTIITAAFPAGSGYSLTQPQTQLLAVNKASQVITFAPIPLLSRGDAYSLQNVTASSGLPVTFTVGDGTLASIQGQTLTAKQIGSTTITATQGGSNNYLPATAVINPLEIRNIEGKIEVEVHRAVSPNGDGINDVFFIEGITKFPGNKVLVYNRNGVKIFEINGYDNTTKAFNGRSNINGQLQQPGTYFYVIEFVAGDKGRRASGAFVLKY encoded by the coding sequence ATGAATATTACACCCACGGGTGGCACTAACCCTGCCTATGATTTAGCGTATGAAAAGGGCACGTTAACCATTAATAAAGTTGGCTTAACGGTAACTGCTAATGATGCCAGTCGGGCTTATGGAGTTGCCAATCCTGCTTTTGGTATTACTTATAACGGTTTTGTTAACAACGATACCGAAGCCAATCTTACCACACGCCCAATAGTTAATACACCAGCTATCCCAACCTCTGCTTTGGGTACTTATCCGCTAATTGCGTCTGGAGGAGTATCGCCTAACTACAACTTTACTTACGTAAATGGCAAGCTTACCATTACGCCGGGTGCGGCAACGATCAGTTTTGCAGCTATTCCGGCCAAAACCTACGGCAATGCCGATTTTGATGCGGGGGCTACCAATAATGTAAACGAACCGATTATTTACACATCCGATAATGCGGCCGTTGCGGTAATCCTTAATAATAAAGTGCATCTTACAGGTGCAGGTACAGCTACTATTACAGCTTCATTATCGCCAACAAGCAATTACGGTCAAACAGATCCGGTTTCGCAAACGCTTACCGTAAACAAAGCGCCGCTTACCGTTAAGGCTAACAATCAAAATAAAACTTACGGCCAGGCTAACCCCGCGCTTACCATTAATTATTCGGGTTTTGTAAATGGTGAAACTACGGCTGTATTAACATCAGTCGCAACAGCGGTTACATTGGCAACGGTAAACAGCAACGTGGGCAACTATGACATCGTTGCATCCGGAGGTTTGGCTGCCAACTACCAGCTAACTTATGTTAATGGAGCGCTTACTATCGGCAAAGCCCTGTTAACCGTAACCGCACAAAATGCAAGTCGTGCATTCGGCCGGGCAAACCCTGCTTTCAGCGTAACTTATTCAGGCTTGCTTAATGGCGATAGTGAGGCTGTTGTGAGTACACCACCAACGGTAAGCACCACCGCAACAGCAACATCGCCGGTTGGCAATTATGTACTAACTCCGGCAGGCGGCGCATCGGCTAACTACAATTTTGCTTATGTAAACGGCACGCTTACCATAACTCCAGCAGCAGCGGTAATCAGCTTTGCAGCATTGCCAGCTAAAACTTACGGCAACGCCGATTTTGATGCCGGTGCAACCAATACCGTAGGCGAACCAATTATTTACAGCTCGGGCAATACTGCTGTTGCCACTATTGTAAACGGCAAAATTCATATTACGGGCGCAGGTACCGCTAACATAACAGCTACATTTGCAGCAAATGGTAACTACAGCCAAACGCAGCCGGTAACGCAAACTTTAATTGTAAACAAAGCACAGCTTAATGTTAAGGCCGATGATAAAACCAAAGTTTATGGCGCAGCCAACCCCGTACTTACCCTAACGTACAGCGGTTTTGTAAACAACGAAACACAAGCCGTATTAACCTCGCCATCAACTGCAACAACTACGGCAACCGTTAGCAGCTCGGTAGGAAATTACACCATTACCCCATCGGGAGGTGCAGCAAGCAATTATGAGGTTGTATATACCAACGGAACCTTTACTGTTACTAAGGCTGCTTTAACCATAACCGCACAAAATGCCACCCGTGCTTATGGTGCAGAAAATCCGGCATTTGCAGTAACGTATTCGGGGTTTGTTAACGGCGACAATGAGAACTCGCTTAGCGCAAAACCAGCCGTAAATACCATCGCAACAAGCACATCGCTCATTGGTAATTACCCGTTGGTACCATCGGGCGCGGCATCGGCAAATTATAATTTTACCTACGTAAACGGCACATTAACAATTACAGGCGGAGCGGCCACTATAGCTTTTACGCCACTGCCTGCCAAAACATTTGGTGATGCCGATTTTGATGCCGGTGCAACTAACAACGTTGGCGAAACATTGACGTATTCATCAAGCAATCCATCAGTGGCTACTATTATAAACGGCAAAATTCATATTACCGGTGCAGGTACTACAATCATAACAGCAGCCTTCCCGGCTGGCAGTGGATACAGCTTAACGCAGCCGCAAACACAATTGTTAGCGGTTAACAAAGCATCGCAGGTAATTACCTTTGCACCTATCCCACTTCTATCGCGCGGCGATGCGTATTCGCTGCAAAACGTAACGGCCAGTTCGGGCTTGCCGGTTACCTTTACCGTGGGCGATGGTACGCTTGCATCTATACAAGGCCAAACCCTTACCGCTAAGCAAATAGGTAGTACCACTATAACGGCCACACAAGGCGGAAGCAATAACTATCTGCCTGCAACAGCGGTTATAAACCCGCTTGAGATCAGGAATATCGAAGGTAAGATTGAAGTTGAGGTACACCGTGCGGTATCGCCAAATGGAGACGGCATAAACGATGTTTTCTTTATAGAAGGCATTACCAAATTTCCGGGCAACAAAGTGCTGGTTTATAACCGCAATGGGGTAAAAATATTTGAAATAAATGGTTACGATAATACCACCAAGGCGTTTAATGGCCGCTCGAACATTAACGGACAATTACAACAGCCCGGCACTTACTTTTATGTAATTGAGTTTGTTGCAGGCGATAAGGGAAGACGTGCAAGCGGAGCTTTTGTGTTAAAATATTAA
- a CDS encoding PorP/SprF family type IX secretion system membrane protein: MIDLLKYIKLFVVALLIIGSLQAKAQQFFSYSQYMNNLTPLNSAYSLLDKNASLSALLRRQWVGVEGSPSTFIFNGNLPIESINGAAGLMVLNDQFFVEHLTEINGFFAKGIQLGQKQFLGVSLNLGIRRYVANYSSLDPNDPVFRNDVRENKPNVGFGVMIYSPDQYYFGVSVPELSIRDLGNASVQTADFFRNHYNFAGAYLFGKEDDDVRVKPAFLATYTKGVPFVADMSMSVYVKNTVGLGLNYRTNNEMAGIFSINSDLLKLGYSYQFGSSSNNVGGRLGNATHEVTLTYRFGSDLLRRSVL; encoded by the coding sequence ATGATTGATCTATTAAAATATATAAAACTCTTTGTTGTCGCACTGCTCATCATTGGTAGTTTACAGGCAAAGGCGCAGCAGTTTTTTAGCTACAGCCAGTACATGAATAACCTTACGCCGCTTAACTCGGCTTATTCACTGCTCGATAAAAATGCTTCGCTCAGCGCACTGCTCCGTCGCCAGTGGGTTGGGGTTGAAGGCTCGCCGTCTACCTTTATATTTAATGGCAATTTGCCTATCGAATCTATAAACGGCGCCGCCGGTTTAATGGTGCTTAACGACCAGTTTTTTGTGGAACACCTTACCGAGATAAACGGCTTTTTTGCTAAAGGCATTCAACTGGGTCAAAAGCAGTTCCTGGGCGTATCGCTGAATTTAGGCATTCGCAGATATGTAGCCAACTACTCTTCATTAGATCCTAACGACCCGGTTTTTCGTAACGATGTACGCGAGAACAAACCCAACGTGGGTTTTGGTGTGATGATCTATTCGCCCGATCAGTATTACTTCGGCGTATCGGTACCTGAATTGAGCATCCGCGACTTAGGTAATGCCTCTGTACAAACGGCCGACTTTTTCCGCAACCATTACAATTTTGCAGGAGCTTACCTGTTTGGTAAAGAAGATGACGACGTGCGGGTCAAACCCGCATTCTTAGCTACCTACACCAAGGGCGTTCCGTTTGTGGCCGATATGTCTATGTCAGTTTACGTAAAAAACACCGTTGGTTTAGGCTTGAATTACCGAACCAATAATGAGATGGCGGGCATTTTTTCTATCAATTCTGATTTACTTAAACTGGGTTATAGTTACCAATTTGGTTCATCATCAAACAATGTGGGCGGCAGGTTGGGCAATGCCACGCATGAAGTAACGCTTACTTATCGCTTTGGAAGTGATTTGTTAAGGCGAAGCGTTCTGTAA
- a CDS encoding glycoside hydrolase family 2 protein, whose product MRIICLALLALLYNGLASAQTNLITDIQSRKTTSLNGTWQHIVDPYETGFYDYRYKELRENHGDAYWNTDVPKDKSEKKEHGYNDKYTLQVPGDWNHQKPEFVFYEGTIWYKKSFDYSPTKAGSRYFIYFGAVNYRADVYLNGKKLGMHKGGFTPFNFEIPTSLLKEKSNFLVVKVDNKRYADEVPTLNTDWWNYGGITRDVKLVELPQSFIQDFVLQLKKPIAGKAPAAMPDAEGYVKLSGFKPGETITVEIPELKFKKQIPATGELTELSFKLPKLQLWDTDKPKLYTVKVKTATDAIEDKIGFRTIEAFGKKVLLNGKPLFMRGICIHGEIPQDVRRAFGPADAKQLLGQAQELGCNMVRLAHYPHDEAMTRMADSLGILVWSEIPVYWTINFGSKEVLGKAKAQLDEMITRDHNRASIIIWSVGNETPVSPTRTDFMHSLITEARRLDNTRMVSAALEVNYNSGKSMNMIDDPLGEFVDLVAFNEYLGWYGGLPNECRKTNWGTPYNKPLFISETGAEAKTGFHADSLTRFSEEYQNWYYVEQLDMMKRMPGNYVGISPWILADFRSPKRNNPVYQEGWNRKGMYDDKGNKKKAFYTLQAYYNEMKKKYSSKK is encoded by the coding sequence ATGAGAATTATATGCCTTGCCCTGCTTGCATTATTGTACAACGGACTTGCATCTGCCCAAACCAACCTTATTACCGATATCCAGTCGCGTAAAACCACCAGCCTCAACGGAACGTGGCAACACATTGTAGACCCGTATGAAACCGGCTTTTACGATTACCGGTATAAGGAACTAAGAGAAAACCACGGCGATGCCTATTGGAATACCGATGTGCCAAAAGATAAATCAGAGAAAAAAGAGCACGGGTATAATGATAAATACACTTTGCAAGTCCCAGGTGACTGGAATCATCAAAAGCCTGAGTTCGTATTTTACGAGGGGACCATCTGGTACAAAAAATCATTTGACTACTCGCCAACTAAGGCGGGCAGCCGTTACTTTATCTACTTCGGCGCAGTAAATTACAGGGCCGATGTTTACCTCAATGGCAAAAAGCTGGGTATGCACAAAGGAGGGTTTACTCCTTTTAATTTCGAGATACCGACATCGTTACTCAAAGAAAAAAGCAACTTTTTGGTAGTTAAGGTAGATAATAAGCGCTATGCCGATGAAGTGCCTACGCTTAATACCGACTGGTGGAACTATGGCGGCATAACCCGCGACGTTAAACTGGTTGAATTGCCGCAAAGCTTTATTCAGGACTTTGTGTTACAATTGAAAAAGCCAATTGCAGGTAAAGCCCCAGCGGCTATGCCTGATGCGGAAGGTTATGTAAAGCTTAGTGGCTTTAAACCGGGAGAAACCATTACTGTTGAAATACCCGAACTTAAATTTAAAAAGCAAATACCTGCAACGGGCGAGCTTACGGAGCTGAGCTTTAAATTACCCAAGTTGCAACTGTGGGACACCGATAAACCCAAGCTGTACACTGTTAAAGTTAAAACAGCTACCGACGCCATAGAAGACAAAATAGGTTTCCGCACCATTGAGGCATTTGGAAAAAAGGTGTTGCTTAACGGCAAGCCGCTGTTTATGCGAGGCATTTGTATTCATGGCGAAATACCGCAGGATGTACGCCGTGCTTTTGGACCAGCTGATGCTAAGCAGTTATTGGGACAGGCACAGGAATTGGGTTGTAATATGGTACGACTGGCCCATTATCCGCATGATGAAGCCATGACCCGCATGGCCGACTCGCTCGGCATACTGGTATGGTCGGAAATACCGGTATACTGGACCATAAATTTTGGTAGTAAAGAGGTGTTGGGTAAAGCCAAGGCACAACTGGATGAAATGATTACCCGCGACCATAACCGCGCCAGCATTATCATTTGGTCGGTTGGTAACGAAACACCAGTTAGTCCAACCCGTACCGATTTTATGCACAGCCTTATTACCGAAGCCCGCCGTTTAGACAATACCCGCATGGTTTCGGCTGCATTGGAAGTAAACTATAATTCGGGCAAGAGCATGAATATGATCGATGATCCGCTGGGCGAGTTTGTGGATTTGGTAGCCTTCAACGAGTATTTGGGCTGGTATGGCGGCCTGCCAAATGAGTGCCGCAAAACCAACTGGGGCACGCCTTACAACAAACCCCTGTTCATCAGCGAAACGGGTGCAGAGGCTAAAACTGGTTTCCATGCCGATTCGCTTACCCGCTTTAGCGAGGAGTACCAAAACTGGTATTACGTAGAGCAACTGGATATGATGAAACGCATGCCCGGTAACTACGTGGGCATATCGCCCTGGATACTGGCTGATTTCCGTTCGCCCAAACGTAATAACCCCGTTTACCAGGAGGGTTGGAACCGCAAGGGCATGTATGATGACAAAGGCAACAAAAAGAAGGCTTTTTACACCCTGCAAGCCTATTACAACGAAATGAAAAAGAAATACAGCAGCAAAAAATAA
- a CDS encoding glycoside hydrolase family 2 TIM barrel-domain containing protein: MRVIYTIPLKSIKQLTIYTCLLLFGINSFAQVKNQTSGRQLTRLNDLWLFSKDPKATASYQSTGSLNWEKVTLPHTWNDKDVMDDEPGYYRGVGWYKRKFVTNGSLQGKDVFLCFDGANQETEVYVNGKQASKHIGGYTRFNVDIGKLLKFGADSVNEILVKVNNRNNDDIAPLSADFTFFGGIYRNVNLLVTNPVHFAENDNGSDGVYITTPVVSAQAAQVKVKSMLQNSSASAQKLQVNTVIYDADSKRVSTQQTLVQLSAGQKKALVQDLKPVTNPNLWSPESPYLYRVVTSIVITKTKQVVDEVSNPLGLRWFKFDAEKGFFLNDKPLKIIGASRHQDYEGMGNAVPADLQVHDMELLKQMGGNFVRIAHYPQDPVILQTCDRLGILASVEIPVVNAITETEAFTQNCKNMQLEMIKQNFNHPSIIIWGYMNEVLLRPKFGNDKPRQEIYYGHIRDLAQMLDSLTRKEDPSRYTMIANHGDFDRYNRVGLTKIPMIVGWNLYQGWYSGNLSGFGTYLDRHHTELKDKPVLITEYGADADPRIRTLEPVRFDKSIEYAIKYHQVYLNDMLKRPFVSGGMAWNLADFNSETREETMPHINNKGLLTIDRKPKDTYYLYQAYLLKKPFTKIASSGWTIRTGVADSVSGASMQPLQVATNARSVELFVNGKSLGTKAPTDHICNFQVPFVNGENRIRAVDAAGRQSDEVTIMFNLLPAKTNSMQPVNQLNILVGGNRYYIDEQLKQLWIPDQAYKKGEWGYIGGQPFKGNNNRISYGSDKNIYGTFNDPIYQTQHVDIKQYKLDVPDGDYELTLLFSELVGGETKEALVYNLDNNHSKEQSAEERIFNVDVNGVPFLKNFNIAAEYGYTTPVNKTIRVSVLNGKGFTVDFTPVKGKPVLNALQLRRID; this comes from the coding sequence ATGCGGGTTATTTACACCATTCCGTTAAAAAGCATTAAACAGCTCACAATTTATACTTGCCTGCTTTTATTTGGTATCAACTCCTTTGCCCAGGTAAAAAACCAAACCTCAGGCCGTCAACTTACCCGGTTAAACGACTTATGGCTTTTCAGCAAAGATCCTAAGGCAACAGCATCATACCAAAGCACAGGCAGCTTAAACTGGGAAAAAGTAACGCTCCCACACACCTGGAATGATAAAGATGTGATGGACGATGAACCGGGCTACTACCGTGGTGTAGGTTGGTATAAAAGAAAGTTTGTTACTAACGGTTCTCTCCAGGGCAAAGATGTTTTCTTATGCTTCGATGGGGCTAATCAGGAAACAGAGGTGTATGTAAACGGCAAGCAAGCGTCAAAGCATATTGGCGGCTACACCCGCTTTAATGTAGATATTGGCAAACTTTTAAAATTCGGGGCCGACTCGGTAAACGAGATATTAGTAAAAGTTAACAATCGCAATAACGATGATATTGCCCCCCTAAGTGCCGATTTTACCTTTTTTGGAGGCATTTACCGTAATGTAAATTTATTGGTAACCAATCCGGTTCATTTTGCCGAGAACGATAATGGATCAGACGGAGTATACATAACCACGCCGGTTGTATCTGCACAAGCAGCACAGGTTAAGGTAAAAAGCATGCTGCAAAATTCATCGGCATCGGCTCAAAAGCTGCAGGTAAATACGGTGATTTACGATGCTGATAGTAAACGGGTATCCACCCAGCAAACATTGGTTCAGTTATCAGCCGGGCAGAAAAAGGCGTTGGTGCAGGATTTAAAACCTGTTACTAACCCCAATTTGTGGTCGCCCGAGAGCCCTTACCTGTACCGCGTAGTAACCAGCATTGTAATCACCAAAACTAAGCAGGTGGTTGACGAGGTTAGCAATCCGCTGGGTTTGCGCTGGTTTAAATTTGATGCCGAAAAAGGCTTCTTTTTGAATGACAAGCCGCTCAAAATTATAGGTGCCAGTCGTCACCAGGATTACGAAGGTATGGGTAATGCCGTACCGGCCGATTTGCAGGTGCACGATATGGAATTGCTTAAGCAAATGGGTGGCAATTTCGTGAGAATAGCCCATTACCCGCAAGACCCGGTTATACTACAAACCTGCGACAGGCTGGGTATACTTGCCTCGGTAGAAATACCTGTGGTTAACGCCATTACCGAAACCGAAGCCTTTACCCAAAACTGCAAAAACATGCAGTTGGAAATGATCAAGCAAAACTTCAATCACCCAAGCATTATCATATGGGGCTACATGAACGAGGTTTTATTAAGGCCGAAGTTTGGTAACGACAAACCCCGCCAGGAAATATATTACGGTCACATTCGCGATTTGGCCCAGATGTTAGACAGCCTTACCCGAAAGGAAGACCCATCGCGCTACACCATGATAGCTAATCACGGCGATTTTGACCGCTACAATAGGGTTGGCTTAACTAAAATACCCATGATCGTAGGTTGGAACCTTTACCAGGGCTGGTACAGTGGTAACCTGAGTGGTTTCGGTACATACCTCGACAGGCACCATACCGAACTGAAAGATAAGCCTGTACTCATAACCGAGTACGGTGCCGATGCCGATCCGCGCATTCGTACGCTTGAGCCGGTTAGGTTTGATAAGAGCATTGAGTACGCCATTAAATACCACCAGGTTTATTTAAATGATATGCTTAAACGCCCGTTTGTAAGTGGAGGTATGGCCTGGAACCTGGCCGATTTCAATTCGGAAACGCGCGAAGAAACCATGCCGCATATTAACAATAAAGGCCTGCTCACCATCGACCGTAAACCTAAAGACACATATTATTTGTACCAGGCCTATTTACTCAAAAAGCCGTTCACCAAAATAGCGTCTTCGGGTTGGACTATCCGCACCGGCGTGGCCGATTCGGTAAGTGGGGCCAGCATGCAGCCCTTGCAGGTGGCAACCAATGCCCGATCGGTAGAATTATTTGTAAACGGCAAAAGCCTCGGTACAAAAGCTCCAACTGATCATATTTGCAACTTCCAGGTACCTTTTGTAAACGGAGAAAACCGTATAAGGGCAGTTGATGCCGCGGGTAGGCAAAGCGATGAAGTAACCATCATGTTTAACCTGTTGCCTGCTAAAACCAACAGCATGCAGCCCGTAAACCAACTCAATATACTGGTTGGTGGCAATCGCTATTATATAGATGAACAGTTAAAACAACTCTGGATTCCGGATCAGGCTTACAAAAAGGGCGAATGGGGTTATATTGGCGGGCAACCGTTTAAAGGCAACAACAACCGCATATCATACGGCAGCGATAAAAACATTTACGGCACCTTTAACGACCCTATATACCAAACCCAGCACGTAGATATTAAGCAATACAAGCTGGACGTGCCCGATGGCGATTATGAGCTGACGCTCTTGTTTTCGGAACTGGTGGGCGGCGAAACCAAAGAAGCATTGGTTTATAACCTGGATAATAACCACAGCAAAGAACAAAGTGCCGAAGAACGCATATTTAATGTAGATGTTAACGGTGTACCATTCCTCAAAAACTTTAACATAGCTGCCGAATATGGCTACACTACGCCGGTAAATAAAACCATCAGGGTTTCGGTATTAAATGGAAAGGGTTTTACGGTTGATTTTACGCCGGTAAAAGGTAAGCCGGTGCTTAACGCACTGCAGCTGCGCAGAATAGATTAA